Proteins encoded together in one Chrysemys picta bellii isolate R12L10 chromosome 22, ASM1138683v2, whole genome shotgun sequence window:
- the LOC101948434 gene encoding inhibin beta C chain-like → MAPGSGAQRERSGQPPGGWLPLAALALLWGSSVQGGGKPGCPSCGMPTLEPGTERRFLLELAQRQILEKLHLSERPNVTQPVPRGAVANALRHLHAGKARRDGQPGPFARWDGPDANELGYEMISFAKTEFSSPSSTGLRFRFSRGRGQDVHILQAQLWLYVRAPRSGLSPVTLRVSLAGALLSERQLEARASGWHTFALLPALQAFFRGQEKTLRLELECRGCQANATAGSDAGGSHQPFLVAKATMREPGQRLAKRSLRCDQTSSLCCRKDYYVDFRDIGWNDWIIKPEGYQINYCMGQCPPHVASSPGMASSSHTAVLNLIRAHNTQTGGQSCCVPTHRRPLSILYFDRNSNIVKTDIPDMIVDACGCS, encoded by the exons ATGGCGCCTGGCTCCGGCGCACAGCGGGAGAGGAGCGGGCAGCCCCCAGGGGGTTGGCTACCCCTGGCCGCCCTGGCCTTGCTGTGGGGATCCTCGGTCCAGGGAGGAGGGAAGCCAGGGTGCCCCTCGTGCGGGATGCCCACCCTGGAGCCGGGCACGGAGAGGCGCTTCCTGCTCGAGCTGGCCCAGCGGCAGATCCTGGAGAAGCTGCACCTGAGCGAGAGGCCCAACGTCACCCAGCCGGTGCCCCGCGGAGCCGTCGCCaacgccctgcggcacctgcatgCGGGCAAAGCCCGGCGGGACGGGCAGCCGGGGCCCTTCGCCCGCTGGGACGGCCCCGACGCCAACGAGCTGGGCTATGAGATGATCAGTTTTGCCAAGACAG AGTTCTCCTCGCCCTCCAGCACGGGCCTGCGTTTCCGGTTCAGCCGGGGCAGGGGCCAGGATGTCCACATCTTGCAGGCCCAGCTGTGGCTCTACGTCCGGGCCCCCCGGAGCGGGCTCTCCCCGGTCACGCTGCGGGTTTCCCTGGCGGGGGCGCTGCTGAGCGAGAGGCAGCTGGAGGCCCGGGCCAGCGGCTGGCACACCTTCGCCCTCCTGCCTGCGCTCCAGGCCTTCTTCCGCGGGCAGGAGAAGACGCTGAGGCTGGAGCTGGAGTGTCGCGGGTGCCAGGCGAACGCCACGGCCGGGAGCGACGCCGGCGGCTCCCACCAGCCCTTCCTGGTGGCCAAGGCCACGATGCGGGAGCCGGGGCAGCGGCTGGCCAAACGCAGCCTGCGCTGCGACCAGACCTCCAGCCTGTGCTGCCGCAAAGACTATTACGTGGACTTCCGGGACATCGGGTGGAACGACTGGATCATCAAGCCAGAGGGCTACCAGATCAACTACTGCATGGGCCAGTGCCCGCCCCACGTGGCCAGCAGCCCGGGCAtggcctcctcctcccacacgGCCGTGCTCAACCTGATCCGGGCCCACAACACCCAGACGGGCGGGCAGTCCTGCTGCGTGCCCACACACCGCCGGCCCCTCTCCATCCTCTACTTCGACCGCAACAGCAACATCGTCAAGACCGACATCCCGGACATGATCGTGGACGCCTGCGGGTGCAGCTAG